One Streptomyces sp. CNQ-509 DNA window includes the following coding sequences:
- a CDS encoding diaminopimelate decarboxylase, whose amino-acid sequence MPDDEPVPVPQNLPLAARRDLAVHAALAQGLVSGAEPVAGLLDVAGIRESAAALRAAFDEVIAPGTPVLHSFAVKAASLVPVLRLLADEGLGAEVASPGELELARAADVPPDRTVLDSPAKTPAELRGALALGIAVNADNPEELARIDALVRSAPTRSTIGVRINPQVGGGSIGAMSTATATSKFGVTLQDEGARDWLVRAYVDRPWLTALHTHTGSQGVPLPLMAAGVRAAYELAEEINAAAGRRQVTTLDIGGGLPVNFGSDEVTPSFADYARLLRAEIPGLFDGRYALITEFGRSLLAKNGLVLARVEYAKSAGGRPIAVTHAGVQVAVRTVFAPDSWPLRVTAYDAEGRPKTGTPVAQDVAGPCCFAGDLVARARELPPLAAGDHVALLDTGAYYYSNPFSYNSLPRPAIHGFTTAGTEVRFATVRTAQTLQEIVKESGGPHCTSLTTLT is encoded by the coding sequence ATGCCTGACGACGAGCCCGTTCCCGTGCCGCAGAATCTCCCGCTCGCCGCCCGCCGTGACCTGGCGGTGCACGCGGCGCTGGCCCAGGGCCTGGTGTCCGGCGCCGAGCCGGTGGCGGGGCTGCTGGACGTCGCGGGCATCCGCGAGTCCGCGGCCGCGCTGCGGGCCGCGTTCGACGAGGTGATTGCGCCGGGGACACCGGTGCTGCACTCCTTCGCGGTGAAGGCCGCCTCCCTGGTGCCGGTGCTGCGGCTGCTCGCCGACGAGGGCCTGGGCGCGGAGGTGGCCAGCCCCGGGGAGCTGGAGCTGGCCCGCGCCGCGGACGTACCCCCGGACCGCACCGTGCTCGACTCCCCCGCCAAGACCCCCGCCGAACTGCGCGGCGCCCTGGCCCTGGGCATCGCGGTCAACGCCGACAACCCCGAGGAACTGGCCCGTATCGACGCCCTGGTCCGCTCGGCGCCCACCCGCTCGACGATCGGCGTGCGGATCAACCCGCAGGTCGGCGGCGGCAGCATCGGCGCGATGAGCACGGCGACGGCCACGTCGAAGTTCGGCGTGACGCTCCAGGACGAGGGCGCCCGCGACTGGCTGGTCCGCGCGTACGTGGACCGCCCCTGGCTCACCGCGCTACACACCCACACGGGCTCGCAGGGCGTGCCGCTGCCGCTGATGGCGGCGGGGGTGCGCGCGGCGTACGAGCTGGCGGAGGAGATCAACGCGGCCGCGGGGCGGCGGCAGGTCACGACGCTGGACATCGGCGGCGGCCTGCCGGTCAACTTCGGCTCCGACGAGGTCACGCCGTCGTTCGCGGACTACGCCCGGCTGCTGCGCGCCGAGATCCCGGGCCTCTTCGACGGGCGCTACGCGCTGATCACGGAGTTCGGCCGCTCGCTGCTGGCGAAGAACGGCCTGGTGCTGGCCCGCGTCGAGTACGCCAAGTCCGCCGGCGGCCGCCCCATCGCGGTCACCCACGCGGGCGTCCAGGTGGCCGTACGCACGGTCTTCGCCCCGGACTCCTGGCCGCTGCGCGTGACGGCGTACGACGCGGAGGGCCGCCCCAAGACGGGCACCCCGGTCGCCCAGGACGTGGCGGGCCCGTGCTGCTTCGCCGGCGACCTGGTGGCCCGCGCCCGCGAGCTCCCCCCGCTGGCGGCGGGCGATCACGTGGCACTCCTCGACACGGGCGCGTACTACTACTCCAACCCCTTCTCCTACAACAGCCTCCCCCGCCCGGCGATCCACGGCTTCACGACAGCCGGCACCGAGGTCCGCTTCGCGACGGTGAGAACAGCCCAGACGCTCCAGGAAATCGTCAAGGAATCCGGCGGCCCCCACTGCACGTCCCTCACCACCCTGACCTGA
- a CDS encoding SDR family oxidoreductase, whose product MPETARTDHVALVTGANHGIGAAVAKALAARGVAVLCTYLRESGEEATDDYRRARSAGGEAVVEEIREAGGRAASLEADLSDPAAPAALFDAAEHHLGAVDILINNASGWIQDSFAPRPADRFGRPLRAVTAETWSRQFAVDAMAPALLISELSRRHRARGATWGRIVGLTSGGDLGFPGEVSYGAAKAAQTDYTLSAAAELADLGITANVVHPPVTDTGWITDEVREFVASSGTHFHVATPDEVARAIVFLTSDDAALVTGNIITLR is encoded by the coding sequence ATGCCCGAGACAGCCCGGACGGACCACGTTGCCCTCGTCACCGGTGCCAACCACGGAATCGGGGCCGCAGTGGCAAAGGCCCTTGCCGCTCGCGGCGTTGCCGTGCTCTGCACGTACCTGCGCGAGTCCGGCGAGGAGGCGACGGACGACTACCGGCGCGCCCGGTCCGCCGGCGGGGAGGCGGTCGTCGAGGAGATCCGCGAGGCGGGAGGGCGGGCCGCGTCCCTGGAGGCGGATCTGAGCGATCCGGCCGCCCCTGCGGCCCTCTTCGACGCGGCAGAGCACCATCTGGGCGCGGTCGACATCCTGATCAACAACGCGTCCGGCTGGATCCAGGACTCCTTCGCACCCCGGCCGGCCGACCGGTTCGGCAGGCCGCTGCGCGCGGTCACCGCCGAGACCTGGTCCCGGCAGTTCGCCGTCGACGCGATGGCCCCCGCCCTGCTGATCAGCGAGCTGTCCCGGCGCCACCGCGCCCGCGGGGCCACCTGGGGCCGCATCGTGGGCCTCACCTCGGGCGGGGACCTCGGGTTCCCCGGCGAGGTCTCCTACGGGGCCGCGAAGGCCGCCCAGACCGACTACACCTTGTCCGCCGCGGCGGAGTTGGCCGATCTCGGCATCACCGCAAACGTCGTGCACCCGCCGGTGACCGACACCGGGTGGATCACCGACGAGGTCCGCGAGTTCGTCGCGTCGAGCGGCACGCACTTCCACGTCGCCACGCCGGACGAGGTCGCCAGGGCCATCGTGTTCCTCACCTCTGACGACGCCGCACTCGTGACGGGCAACATCATCACCCTCCGCTGA
- a CDS encoding ATP-binding protein → MQSLTEKRFFDARPASVGRARTFAVEVLTDWGLLDRAEDIRLCVSELATNALVHGTERGRGFLVRLDADQEVVRLEVHDSRRRPRPELRQAADTDVAGRGLALVDALADGWGIEDREPLGKIVWSCFKGAGGMTA, encoded by the coding sequence ATGCAGTCCCTTACGGAGAAGCGCTTCTTCGACGCCCGGCCCGCGTCGGTCGGCCGCGCACGGACGTTCGCCGTCGAGGTCCTCACCGATTGGGGCCTCCTGGACCGGGCCGAGGACATTCGGCTCTGCGTTTCCGAGCTGGCGACGAATGCCCTGGTGCACGGGACCGAACGCGGGCGCGGCTTCCTGGTCCGGCTCGACGCCGATCAGGAAGTCGTACGCCTGGAAGTGCACGACAGCCGTCGCCGGCCGCGTCCCGAACTTCGCCAGGCTGCCGACACAGACGTGGCCGGTCGCGGGCTGGCGCTGGTGGACGCGCTCGCGGACGGCTGGGGCATCGAGGACCGCGAGCCCCTGGGGAAGATCGTCTGGTCCTGCTTCAAAGGCGCCGGCGGGATGACAGCATGA
- a CDS encoding DNA-binding transcriptional regulator, which translates to MATVHHWTGLEARALRHALRMSVRAFAQHLGLAVATISKWESKLAATEPRPDTQAILDTALGKADASVHLRFEAILSETTGTMPAGPRAWEYESWADDLDRVVVALSRQNFTFADSLLDRWLGRFSPTELDEKGLYLFARSTALLGDLQRYRGTLGGLLSAQHSYTDARAVFTELGIPRRVAQLDLALAVVMEMSGKLEIAARTYEALAVDDRLSRRDRARARLWVGTALSKDGRHDYATRAMRAATREFEELAEPDDWSMAHQKLALARRGAGDLTAAFRLLDIARTAGAPESPMQRVQLTTAQAHILRTDPATRDDGLRLLDDAAQVAARSGLGHQLRSIEAIKKTCEGAFKPRHQ; encoded by the coding sequence GTGGCGACCGTGCACCACTGGACCGGTCTGGAGGCCCGGGCCTTACGGCACGCGCTGAGGATGAGCGTGCGGGCCTTCGCCCAGCACCTGGGACTGGCGGTGGCGACCATCTCCAAGTGGGAGAGCAAGCTCGCCGCCACCGAGCCCAGACCGGACACCCAGGCCATCCTGGATACCGCCCTCGGCAAGGCCGACGCCTCGGTCCACCTTCGATTCGAGGCGATTCTGTCCGAGACGACCGGCACGATGCCCGCCGGCCCCCGGGCCTGGGAGTACGAATCCTGGGCCGACGACCTGGACCGGGTCGTGGTCGCACTGTCCCGGCAGAACTTCACCTTCGCCGACAGCCTGCTCGACCGGTGGCTGGGCCGCTTCAGCCCCACCGAACTGGACGAGAAGGGTCTGTATCTGTTCGCCCGGTCGACCGCCCTGCTCGGTGACCTCCAGCGCTATCGGGGAACTCTCGGTGGATTGCTGTCGGCCCAGCACTCCTACACCGATGCCCGAGCGGTCTTCACCGAGCTCGGAATCCCCCGCCGCGTCGCCCAGCTCGACCTGGCCCTCGCGGTCGTCATGGAGATGTCGGGAAAGCTGGAGATCGCCGCCCGCACCTACGAAGCTCTCGCCGTCGACGACCGGCTCTCCCGCCGCGACCGTGCGAGGGCACGACTGTGGGTGGGGACCGCGCTGAGCAAGGACGGTCGGCACGACTATGCAACCCGCGCCATGCGGGCCGCGACCCGCGAGTTCGAGGAACTCGCCGAACCCGACGACTGGTCCATGGCCCACCAGAAGCTCGCCCTCGCCCGCCGGGGCGCCGGCGATCTCACGGCAGCGTTCCGGCTCCTGGACATCGCCCGCACGGCAGGCGCACCAGAGTCCCCGATGCAACGGGTACAGCTCACCACCGCTCAAGCCCACATCCTGCGCACCGACCCTGCCACCCGCGACGACGGACTTCGCCTTCTCGACGACGCCGCACAGGTCGCCGCCCGGTCCGGCCTCGGGCATCAGCTCCGTAGCATCGAGGCCATCAAGAAGACGTGCGAGGGAGCCTTCAAGCCCCGACATCAATGA
- a CDS encoding YdcF family protein: MDSRPQGLALTEDQRQAAQLIWDYHHMRHEIRPCDAAIALGCNDLGVSTFAVSLYKSRFFPTLVFTGGNSPATAGVFPRGEAVHFREHALALGVPSHAMLLEPRAANTGQNIAYARDALIAAGVRPGSVMLVTMPYMERRAFATCHKQWPDVDVVCASDPLPFDAYLKAMGDKETVISMMVGDLQRVIEYPKLGFAVAQEVPGSVYAAYRSLVRDGFTGHLIV, encoded by the coding sequence GTGGACAGCCGACCGCAGGGACTCGCCCTCACCGAGGATCAGCGACAGGCCGCACAACTGATCTGGGACTACCACCACATGCGTCACGAAATCCGTCCGTGCGACGCGGCCATCGCACTGGGGTGCAACGACCTCGGCGTCAGCACCTTCGCCGTCAGCTTGTACAAGAGCCGGTTCTTCCCCACCCTCGTGTTCACCGGTGGTAACAGTCCCGCCACCGCCGGGGTGTTTCCCCGCGGCGAGGCGGTGCACTTCCGCGAACACGCTCTCGCGCTCGGCGTGCCCTCCCACGCGATGCTCCTGGAGCCGAGGGCCGCCAACACCGGGCAGAACATCGCCTACGCGCGCGACGCCCTCATCGCCGCCGGTGTCCGGCCGGGATCCGTGATGCTGGTCACCATGCCGTACATGGAGCGACGGGCGTTCGCCACGTGCCACAAGCAGTGGCCCGACGTCGACGTCGTGTGCGCCTCCGATCCCTTGCCCTTCGATGCCTATCTCAAGGCCATGGGCGACAAGGAGACCGTGATCAGCATGATGGTCGGCGACCTGCAGCGCGTGATCGAGTATCCCAAGCTCGGGTTCGCCGTCGCTCAGGAGGTCCCGGGAAGCGTGTACGCGGCGTACCGGTCCCTCGTTCGCGACGGTTTCACCGGCCACCTCATCGTGTAG
- a CDS encoding APC family permease, whose translation MSKSSTEAAGPTPTDSGTPLKRAIGPKLLLLFVVGDILGTGIYANTGAVAGRIGGALWVPFVIGFVVAMLTAASYVELVGKYPRAAGAALYTQKAFRVPFLTFIVAFMVMCSGLSSASAAARAFSGDYLQEFVDISPTLIAILFVLLLASLNLRGVSESVKTNVVLTVVEVTGLLVILGIGVAAVLTGEGEPSRLTEFETGGTGYAVLTGVLGATALGFFAFVGFEDSVNMAEETKDPVRNFPRAIFLGVAITGTIYVLVALVSSLMVDHERLAGSSGPLLLVVDESGVDFPAKLFALIALFAVSNSALINIMMASRLCYGLANERVLPRAMARVLPGRRTPVVGIVFVTALAIGLVSTGEIEGLGDTTSFLLLCVFAVVNVAVLVLRRDPVDHRHFRAPTWIPVLGAVTAGILASPLSDRPADVYIRAGVLLAIGIGLWIVNQVAVRAAGQR comes from the coding sequence ATGTCGAAATCCTCCACCGAAGCCGCCGGCCCGACACCCACCGACAGCGGTACGCCGCTGAAGCGGGCCATCGGGCCCAAGTTGCTGCTGCTCTTCGTCGTCGGCGACATCCTCGGCACCGGCATCTACGCCAACACCGGTGCCGTCGCCGGGCGGATCGGCGGGGCGTTGTGGGTGCCGTTCGTGATCGGGTTCGTGGTGGCGATGCTTACCGCCGCCTCGTACGTCGAGCTGGTCGGCAAGTACCCGCGGGCCGCGGGGGCGGCGCTGTACACGCAGAAGGCGTTCCGGGTGCCGTTCCTCACGTTCATCGTCGCGTTCATGGTGATGTGCTCGGGGCTGTCGTCCGCGAGTGCCGCCGCGCGGGCGTTCAGCGGCGACTACCTCCAGGAGTTCGTCGACATCTCGCCGACGCTCATCGCCATCCTCTTCGTCCTCCTGCTCGCCTCGCTCAACCTGCGCGGCGTCTCCGAGTCGGTGAAGACGAACGTCGTGCTCACCGTCGTCGAGGTGACCGGGCTGCTCGTCATCCTCGGCATCGGCGTCGCCGCCGTGCTGACCGGCGAGGGCGAGCCGTCGCGGCTGACGGAGTTCGAGACCGGCGGAACCGGGTACGCCGTGCTCACCGGGGTGCTCGGGGCGACCGCGCTGGGGTTCTTCGCCTTCGTCGGGTTCGAGGACTCCGTCAACATGGCGGAGGAGACCAAGGATCCGGTACGGAACTTCCCGCGGGCGATCTTCCTCGGGGTGGCGATCACCGGCACGATCTACGTCCTCGTGGCGCTCGTCTCCTCGCTGATGGTCGACCACGAACGGCTGGCCGGCTCCAGCGGGCCGCTGCTGCTGGTCGTGGACGAGAGCGGCGTGGACTTCCCCGCGAAGCTGTTCGCCCTCATCGCGCTCTTCGCGGTGTCCAACTCGGCGCTGATCAACATCATGATGGCCTCCCGCCTCTGCTACGGCCTCGCCAACGAGCGGGTGCTGCCGCGTGCGATGGCGCGCGTGCTGCCGGGGCGGCGGACGCCCGTGGTCGGGATCGTCTTCGTCACCGCGCTGGCCATCGGGCTGGTGTCGACCGGCGAGATCGAGGGGCTGGGCGACACCACGTCGTTCCTGCTGCTCTGCGTCTTCGCCGTCGTCAACGTGGCCGTGCTCGTGCTGCGCCGCGACCCGGTGGACCACCGGCACTTCCGCGCGCCGACGTGGATACCCGTGCTGGGCGCCGTCACCGCCGGGATCCTGGCCAGCCCGCTGTCGGACCGGCCCGCCGACGTCTACATCCGGGCCGGCGTGCTGCTCGCCATCGGGATCGGGCTGTGGATCGTCAACCAGGTCGCCGTGCGGGCGGCCGGGCAGAGATGA
- a CDS encoding pyridoxal 5'-phosphate synthase yields MTDLRRLLRGIEVFEGDLPSFDPRETPDEPVALFTSWLLAAVRAGVREPHAMTLSTADAAGDPSARVLILKDVGQDGWQFASDAGSPKGRELAARPYAALTFYWSPLARQVRIRGPVTTADPEVSAADFRARGAAARAEALLARQSRPLADPAERDAAVAGSLARIEADPELVSPGWTLYAVRPRTVEFWQGDKSRRHTRLVYESAPPGWTKHLLWP; encoded by the coding sequence ATGACCGACCTGAGGCGGCTGCTGCGCGGGATCGAGGTCTTCGAGGGCGACCTGCCGTCGTTCGACCCGCGCGAGACACCGGACGAGCCGGTCGCGCTCTTCACGAGCTGGCTGCTGGCGGCCGTACGGGCGGGGGTGCGCGAGCCGCACGCGATGACCCTGTCGACGGCGGACGCGGCCGGCGACCCGTCGGCGCGGGTGCTGATCCTCAAGGACGTCGGCCAGGACGGCTGGCAGTTCGCCTCGGACGCGGGCAGCCCGAAGGGCCGGGAGCTGGCGGCGCGGCCGTACGCGGCGCTGACGTTCTACTGGTCGCCGCTGGCCCGCCAGGTACGGATCCGGGGCCCGGTCACGACCGCGGACCCGGAGGTGAGCGCCGCGGACTTCCGCGCCCGCGGAGCCGCCGCCCGCGCGGAGGCCCTCCTCGCCCGCCAGTCCCGCCCGCTCGCGGACCCGGCGGAGCGGGACGCGGCGGTCGCCGGGTCTCTCGCCCGGATCGAGGCGGACCCGGAGCTGGTGTCGCCCGGGTGGACGCTGTACGCGGTACGGCCGCGGACGGTGGAGTTCTGGCAGGGTGACAAGTCCCGCCGCCACACCCGCCTCGTCTACGAGTCGGCACCACCCGGGTGGACGAAGCACCTCCTGTGGCCGTGA
- a CDS encoding Bax inhibitor-1/YccA family protein, translating to MRSSNPVFTRRGFSREGGSAGFNAPSQAGGPTVAQGNNPYAQPGTNPYAQQPGGAPRNPYAPADQQQGEWAPYAAPAGGRMTMDDVVSRTGMTLGLVILAAVASWITFDGEKSLGIGLVAALGAFVLAMVQAFKRRPIPALILSYAVLEGVFLGIISEYFNTYVDGAVMQAVLGTMAVFFGVLVAYKLRIIRVTARFQRFVVGAAIGFVLLMAVNLFASLIGGGDGMGLRSGGLGILFGIIGVVLGACFLALDFKQVEDGIAYGAPKNEAWLAAFGLTLTLVWIYLEMLRLVAILQGSD from the coding sequence ATGAGGAGCAGCAACCCGGTCTTCACGCGACGGGGGTTCAGCCGCGAGGGCGGTTCGGCAGGCTTCAACGCGCCGTCGCAGGCCGGGGGCCCCACTGTCGCCCAGGGCAACAACCCGTACGCCCAGCCCGGCACCAACCCGTATGCGCAGCAGCCGGGTGGCGCCCCGCGGAACCCCTACGCGCCCGCGGACCAGCAGCAGGGCGAGTGGGCGCCGTACGCGGCGCCCGCCGGCGGCCGGATGACCATGGACGACGTCGTGTCCCGCACGGGCATGACGCTCGGCCTGGTGATCCTCGCGGCCGTCGCCTCCTGGATCACCTTCGACGGCGAGAAGTCGCTCGGCATCGGCCTGGTGGCCGCGCTCGGCGCCTTCGTGCTCGCGATGGTCCAGGCGTTCAAGCGCCGGCCCATCCCCGCGCTGATCCTGTCGTACGCGGTCCTCGAGGGCGTCTTCCTCGGCATCATCAGCGAGTACTTCAACACCTACGTCGACGGCGCGGTCATGCAGGCCGTGCTCGGCACGATGGCGGTGTTCTTCGGTGTGCTCGTCGCGTACAAGCTGCGGATCATCCGGGTCACGGCCCGGTTCCAGCGGTTCGTCGTCGGCGCGGCCATCGGCTTCGTGCTGCTGATGGCGGTCAACCTGTTCGCCTCGCTCATCGGCGGCGGCGACGGCATGGGTCTGCGCAGCGGGGGCCTCGGCATCCTGTTCGGCATCATCGGCGTCGTGCTCGGCGCGTGCTTCCTGGCCCTGGACTTCAAGCAGGTCGAGGACGGCATCGCCTACGGCGCCCCGAAGAACGAGGCGTGGCTCGCCGCCTTCGGTCTGACCCTGACCCTCGTCTGGATCTACCTGGAGATGCTGCGCCTGGTCGCCATCCTCCAGGGCAGCGACTGA
- a CDS encoding acetyl-CoA C-acetyltransferase, with translation MPEAVIVSAARSPIGRAGKGSLKDVRPDDLTAGIVRAALDKVPGLDPGDIDDLMLGCGLPGGEQGHNLGRVVAVQLGMDHLPGCTVTRYCSSSLQTTRMAFHAIKAGEGDVFVSAGVETVSRFVNGSSDGMPGTHNPFFAEAEARTAERQEKGSAFEGGGWHDPRADGLVPDVYIAMGQTAENLARAKGVTRQDMDEFGVRSQNLAEKAIAAGFWEREITPVTTPDGTVVTKDDGPRPGVTMEGVAGLKPVFRPDGRVTAGNCCPLNDGAAAVVVMSDTKARELGLTPLARIVSTGLSALSPEIMGLGPVEASRQALARAGMAIGDIDLVEINEAFAAQVIPSYRDLGIDLDRLNVNGGAIAVGHPFGMTGARITTTLINSLQWHDKQFGLETMCVGGGQGMAMVLERLS, from the coding sequence ATGCCCGAAGCCGTGATCGTCTCTGCCGCCCGCTCCCCGATCGGCCGGGCCGGGAAGGGCTCGCTCAAGGACGTCCGCCCCGACGACCTGACCGCGGGGATCGTCCGGGCCGCCCTCGACAAGGTGCCGGGGCTCGACCCCGGGGACATCGACGACCTCATGCTCGGCTGCGGCCTGCCCGGCGGTGAGCAGGGGCACAACCTGGGCCGGGTGGTCGCCGTGCAGCTCGGCATGGACCACCTCCCCGGCTGCACCGTCACCCGCTACTGCTCCTCCTCGCTGCAGACCACGCGGATGGCGTTCCACGCCATCAAGGCCGGCGAGGGCGACGTGTTCGTCTCGGCGGGCGTGGAGACGGTCTCGCGGTTCGTCAACGGTTCCTCCGACGGGATGCCCGGCACGCACAACCCCTTCTTCGCCGAGGCCGAGGCCCGTACCGCGGAACGGCAGGAGAAGGGGTCGGCTTTCGAGGGCGGAGGCTGGCACGACCCGCGCGCGGACGGCCTCGTGCCGGACGTCTACATCGCCATGGGGCAGACCGCGGAGAACCTGGCCCGGGCGAAGGGCGTCACGCGGCAGGACATGGACGAGTTCGGCGTGCGGTCGCAGAACCTTGCGGAGAAGGCCATCGCCGCGGGCTTCTGGGAGCGCGAGATCACGCCGGTCACCACCCCCGACGGCACGGTGGTGACCAAGGACGACGGCCCGCGGCCCGGTGTGACGATGGAGGGGGTCGCGGGGCTGAAGCCGGTGTTCCGTCCGGACGGGCGGGTCACCGCCGGCAACTGCTGCCCGCTCAACGACGGCGCCGCGGCGGTCGTCGTGATGTCCGACACCAAGGCGCGTGAGCTGGGTCTCACCCCGCTGGCGCGGATCGTCTCGACCGGTCTCTCCGCACTGTCGCCGGAGATCATGGGCCTGGGCCCGGTGGAGGCGAGCAGGCAGGCGCTCGCGCGGGCCGGGATGGCGATCGGCGACATCGACCTGGTGGAGATCAACGAGGCGTTCGCCGCGCAGGTCATCCCCTCGTACCGGGATCTGGGCATCGACCTGGACCGGCTGAACGTCAACGGCGGCGCCATCGCCGTCGGCCACCCCTTCGGCATGACGGGCGCGCGGATCACGACGACGCTCATCAACTCCCTGCAGTGGCACGACAAGCAGTTCGGCCTGGAGACGATGTGCGTCGGCGGCGGGCAGGGGATGGCGATGGTGCTGGAGCGGCTGAGCTGA
- a CDS encoding DUF4287 domain-containing protein → MSQVFSAETHRNLLSRIPHCTGREVSDWLQTVEDGPCLLRFEEKVSWLRGEHNLAYGHAKAIIHEYDLRRAARKLL, encoded by the coding sequence ATGTCCCAAGTCTTCTCCGCAGAAACCCACCGGAACCTGCTCTCCCGCATCCCCCACTGCACCGGCCGTGAAGTCTCCGACTGGTTGCAGACCGTCGAAGACGGTCCCTGTCTCCTCCGCTTCGAGGAGAAAGTGAGCTGGCTCCGTGGCGAGCACAACCTGGCGTACGGCCACGCCAAAGCGATCATCCACGAGTACGACCTGAGGCGGGCCGCGCGCAAACTGCTCTAG